The following are encoded in a window of Hemitrygon akajei unplaced genomic scaffold, sHemAka1.3 Scf000050, whole genome shotgun sequence genomic DNA:
- the LOC140721149 gene encoding uncharacterized protein, producing the protein HQRVHTGERPFTCSECGKGFSQSSHLQKHQRVHTGEKPFTCSDCGKSFTHLCNLQNHPRVHTGERPFTCSECGKGFTQSSHLQRHQRVHTGEKPFTCSVCGKGFTDSSTRQKHQRVHTGEKLFTCSECGKGFTDSSCLLVHQRVHTGEKPFTCSECGKGFTQSSHLQRHQRVHTGEKPFTCSECGKRFTQSSTLQAHQRIHTGEKPFTCSVCGKRFSLSFQLLKHQRVHTGERPFACSKCGKRFTGSSNLQRHQQVHTGEKPFTCSVWGKGFTQSSQLLAHQSVHSGDGPLL; encoded by the coding sequence catcagcgagttcacactggggagaggccgttcacctgctcagaatgtgggaagggattcagtcagtcatcccacctgcagaaacaccagcgagttcacactggggagaaaccgttcacctgctcagactgtgggaagagcttCACTCACTTATGCAACTTACAGAATCATccgcgagttcacacaggggagaggccgttcacctgctcagaatgtgggaagggattcactcagtcatcccacctgcagagacatcagcgagttcacactggggagaagccattcacctgctcagtctgtgggaagggattcactgattcatccacccggcagaaacatcagcgagttcacactggggagaagttgttcacctgctcagaatgtgggaagggattcacagaTTCATCctgcctactggtacatcagcgagttcacactggggagaagccattcacctgctcagaatgtgggaagggattcactcagtcatcccacctgcagagacatcagcgagttcacactggggagaagccattcacctgctcagaatgtgggaagagattcactcaatcttccaccctacaggcacaccagcgaattcacactggggagaagccattcacttgctcagtctgtgggaaacgATTCAGTCTGTCATTCCAActactgaaacaccagcgagttcacacaggggaaaGGCCGTTCGCCTGCTcaaaatgtgggaagagattcactggatcatccaacctacagagacatcagcaagttcacactggggagaagccgttcacttgctcagtctgggggaagggattcactcagtcgtcCCAACTACTtgctcaccagtcagttcacagtggggacgggccgttgttatga